From Hirundo rustica isolate bHirRus1 chromosome 1, bHirRus1.pri.v3, whole genome shotgun sequence, a single genomic window includes:
- the LOC120755437 gene encoding LOW QUALITY PROTEIN: probable 2-ketogluconate reductase (The sequence of the model RefSeq protein was modified relative to this genomic sequence to represent the inferred CDS: deleted 1 base in 1 codon): protein MEGQELPYVLVDCIGERLGVYEDHVGFLKKRFHLITMKEYLENKTFLSKKIRAIYMWYHKPAINEELLQSLPNLKVVASSGVGIDHLDLKLFSSYGVKVSNTPFIVSTDTADMGMALLLASSRRLVEGHEMAVSPDTEYFPADWLGVEVSGATLGDRGNGTIGYKVAERAKAFEMKILYHTQKFRGKAEEESAVGAVYCKKIDDLLQQSDFVLLAVSLTPQTHKLIGKRELELMKPTTTLINISRGLTVDQDALVEALQNKVIKAAALDVTYPEPLPRDHPLLKLKNVIITPHVGKCHKETRWVMMEEMAESIEAGLAGLPVPREVLP, encoded by the exons ATGGAGGGTCAGGAATTGCCTTACGTGCTAGTTGACTGTATAGGAGAGAGGCTTGGAGTATATGAAGACCATGTTGGATTTCTGAAGAAACGTTTTCATCTCATCACCATGAAAGAATATCTTGAAAACAAGACATTTCTCAGCAAAAAGATCAGAGCTATCTATATGTGGTATCACAAACCAGCTATCAATGaagagctgctccagagctTGCCTAACTTGAAGGTAGTTGCAAGTTCTGGAGTGGGAATAGATCACTTGGACCTGAAACTCTTCTCCAGCTATGGTGTGAAGGTGTCCAATACTCCATTTATTGTTTCCACTGACACTGCAGACATGGGGATGGCTTTGTTGCTGGCATCTTCCAGGAGACTTGTGGAAG GCCATGAAATGGCAGTCTCCCCCGATACGGAGTATTTCCCTGCTGACTGGCTGGGGGTTGAGGTTTCTGGAGCA ACCCTTGGGGATCGTGGGAATGGCACCATTGGTTACAAAGTAGCTGAAAGAGCCAAAGCCTTTGAAATGAAGATTTTGTACCACACACAGAAATTCAGAGGTAAAGCT gaagaagaaagcgCTGTTGGAGCTGTTTACTGTAAGAAGATAGATGATTTGCTCCAGCAGTCAGATTTTGTGTTGCTGGCTGTGAGCCTAACACCACAGACACACAAACTGATTGGGaagagggagctggagctgatgaAACCTACCACCACTCTTATTAACATCAGCAGAG GTCTGACAGTGGATCAGGATGCTCTGGTGGAAGCCCttcaaaacaaagttattaagGCAGCTGCTCTGGATGTGACATATCCTGAACCTTTGCCAAG gGATCACCCCTTGTTAAAGCTGAAGAATGTTATAATAACTCCTCATGTCGGGAAGTGCCACAAGGAGACGCGCTGGGTTATGATGGAGGAAATGGCAGAAAGCATAGAGGCCGGCCTGGCGGGTCTTCCCGTCCCTCGTGAGGTGTTGCCCTAA
- the LOC120757416 gene encoding probable 2-ketogluconate reductase yields MEGRELPWLLVNEIGGIHGILHSHVPFLKKHFHLITMKEFLENRKDVGKKVQAVYLWWHKPIIDKELLQSLPNLKVIANSGVGMDHLDLKLVARFGVKMANAPRAVSSTTADTGMALLLASARRLVEVHNISISPSMEYCEADILGVKVAGATLGIIGMGSIGYKIALRAKAFEMNILYHNRTQRKVQEEQAVGATYCEKIDSLLQQADFVMLVVSLTPQTYKLIRKRELELMKPTATLINISRGAVVDQEALVAALQTGVIRAAALDVTSPEPLPRDHPLLKLKNVIITPHLGIKTDKATYMITEEAVENILAALSGLPLPSEVLPS; encoded by the exons ATGGAAGGACGAGAACTACCTTGGCTTTTGGTAAATGAAATTGGTGGCATACATGGGATACTGCATAGCCATGTGCCATTCCTGAAGAAACATTTCCACCTCATCACCATGAAGGAATttcttgaaaacagaaaggatGTAGGTAAAAAGGTCCAAGCAGTCTATTTGTGGTGGCACAAACCAATCATCGACAAAGAGCTCCTCCAGAGCCTGCCAAACTTGAAAGTGATTGCGAATTCGGGAGTGGGGATGGATCACCTGGATCTGAAGCTTGTAGCTCGCTTTGGTGTGAAGATGGCTAATGCTCCACGTGCTGTTTCCAGCACCACAGCAGATACTGGGATGGCTTTGCTGCTAGCGTCTGCTAGAAGACTAGTGGAAG TCCATAACATTTCAATTTCTCCAAGCATGGAGTACTGTGAAGCTGATATTCTGGGAGTTAAAGTTGCTGGAGCTACTCTGGGAATCATTGGCATGGGCAGCATTGGGTATAAGATTGCTCTAAGAGCCAAAGCATTTGAAATGAACATTTTGTACCACAACAGGACACAGAG gAAAGTGCAAGAGGAGCAAGCTGTCGGTGCCACTTATTGCGAAAAGATAGACAGCTTGCTCCAGCAGGCAGATTTTGTGATGCTGGTGGTGAGTCTGACACCTCAGACATACAAGCTTATCAGGAAAagagagctggagctgatgAAACCCACAGCTACGCTCATTAACATCAGCCGAG GTGCAGTAGTTGACCAAGAGGCATtggtggcagctctgcagactGGTGTTATCCGGGCCGCGGCTTTGGATGTCACCTCCCCAGAACCACTGCCCAG aGATCATCCATTGTTAAAATTAAAGAACGTCATTATAACACCTCACCTCGGCATTAAAACAGACAAGGCCACCTACATGATAACAGAGGAAGCAGTTGAAAACATACTAGCAGCCCTGAGTGGTCTCCCCCTACCCAGTGAAGTGCTCCCTAGCTGA
- the LOC120756537 gene encoding probable 2-ketogluconate reductase translates to MAEEELPGVLILDIGGTHGVLEDLAALLKKHFHLITMTEFLGNKEEMSKKIQSIFVFECRPSIDRELLESLPNLKVIGNSGVGVDHFDLKMISSFGVKVTNTPHAVADPTADIGMALMLASARRLVEGCHIAVSPDTKYFAVDWLGVEVTRATLGIIGMGSIGYKVAQRARAFNMRILYHNRNRRRKEEEEAVGAHYCAKMEDLLQQSDFVMLVVNLTSETHKLVGKKELGLMKPTATLINISRGAVIDQDALVEALQNKVIRAAALDVTYPEPLPRDHPLLNLNNVIITPHIGTATVQALRMMAEEAIANMLAVLNDQPIPNEVFPK, encoded by the exons ATGGCAGAAGAAGAGTTGCCAGGTGTTTTGATTTTGGATATAGGAGGAACTCATGGTGTGCTGGAAGACCTTGCAGCACTTTTGAAGAAACACTTTCACCTTATCACCATGACGGAATTTCttggaaacaaagaagaaatgagcaaaaaaatCCAGTCCATTTTTGTGTTTGAGTGCAGGCCATCTATTGATCGTGAGCTTCTAGAAAGCCTGCCTAATTTAAAGGTAATTGGAAACTCTGGGGTTGGAGTGGATCACTTCGACTTGAAAATGATCTCAAGCTTTGGTGTAAAAGTGACCAATACTCCGCACGCCGTGGCAGACCCAACAGCAGACATAGGAATGGCCTTGATGCTGGCCTCAGCCAGAAGACTAGTGGAAg GCTGCCATATTGCTGTGTCTCCGGACACAAAGTATTTTGCTGTTGACTGGCTGGGAGTAGAAGTAACCAGAGCAACACTTGGGATCATTGGGATGGGCAGCATTGGATACAAAGTGGCTCAGAGAGCCAGAGCCTTCAACATGAGGATCCTGTACCATAACAGAAACCGGAG aagaaaggaggaggaagaggctgtTGGTGCCCACTACTGTGCAAAGATGGAAGACTTGCTGCAGCAATCTGACTTTGTTATGTTGGTTGTAAATCTGACTTCTGAGACTCACAAACTGGTTGGGAAAAAGGAGCTGGGGCTGATGAAACCCACAGCCACTCTTATAAACATCAGCCGAG GTGCAGTTATTGATCAAGATGCATTGGTAGAAGCTCTCCAGAATAAGGTTATtagggctgcagctctggatgTGACATACCCTGAGCCTCTGCCAAG aGATCATCCTTTATTAAACTTGAATAATGTCATCATAACCCCGCACATTGGAACCGCAACAGTCCAAGCCCTCCGTATGATGGCAGAAGAAGCAATAGCAAACATGCTGGCTGTTCTCAATGACCAACCTATTCCAAATGAAGTGTTTCCCAAATGA